In Candidatus Bathyarchaeota archaeon, the sequence CCATCTGGAAACCAACATATGGTTTGCTCAAGAAATTTTAGATGTAAAATTCGAAGTAAGCAAAGCTGGAAATCTGTACAAAGTGGAGAAAAGAGCATCTTGACATTTAAAGTTGGAAAGATTCTGTTCCCATTTTTTCCCAAAAAAAGGTTTATAAGAGAGATTGTGTTGCTGAGATTCTTCAGGTGGAAACATGAGCTCTCTTCTAAAGCTACGAGCTTCCATGATTGGAACCTTAGCAATTATCATAGGACTTTCCACACTGTTCTTCACAGCTATATTGCATCTAACTGTAGGATTTAACATCATATGGCTAATCATTTTCATAATTGGCTTCAATATACTGCAATGGCTAATTGCACCGTACTTAATTGACGCTATTTACCGAGTACGACCAATTTCACAATCAGAAAACCCCGAAATATGTGCTAAAGTAGAGCAGTTAAGCCAAAGAAGCGGTATCAAAACGCCTCGACTGATGCTGGCACGCATTCCAATTCCAAACGCTTTCGCCTACGGCTCTCCTATTACAGGCACCAGAGTAGCCGTTACAGAAGGGCTAATGAAGACTTTGGAGAGCGAAGAAGTTGAAGCAGTTATTGGCCACGAACTAGGCCACTTGAAACACCGAGACGTGCAAGTGATGATGTTTGTCTCTATCCTACCTGCAATCTTCTACTTCATAGGCTACTCTTTCATATTCTCCTCAATGTTTGGGGGAAGAAGCAGAAACAACAGCGCAGGGGCAGCAGCAATCATCGGAATAATCAGCATCTTCCTATACTTGATACTCACCTTATTCACATTATACCTAAGCCGCTTACGGGAATACTACGCTGACCGCCACACCGCATCTATCGTAGAAGACGGACCGAGAAAACTTTCTGAAGGCTTGGCAAAAATAGTTCACGAAAGCGGACGAATTAAGAAGAGAATGCCAAAATCAGGACATCTAAACTCTTTCAAAGCCCTCTTCATATCTGACCCTGACAGGGCTGTGTCAGACGCGAAGGCAATGGCACAATTCAGAGCAGGCGATAGAAGATTAGTTGAGGAAGTGTTGCAGAGAAAAGTAACGGGCGTAGACAGGTTTCTGGAGTTGTTCTCCAGCCATCCAAACATAGTGAAAAGATTGAAAGCTCTTCAGAGACTCTCATAAGATAGAGGTTCTATCTTTTCAACTTCGAGAACTCTTCATTTCGAATTAACGACTTGACGACCTCTATGTCTTTGTAAAGCACTCTGTCTTCCTCGAGGGCGGGGATCCTTCTCCTTATTAGATTGTACGCTGTCTTTGTGCCTTTTCCAAGTTTGTTTGCTCCTCTGAATTCAACACCTTGAGCAGCCGACAGAAGTTCGATGGCAACGATATATTCAGTGTTCCTGAGAATTTCCACCGCTTTTCTAGCTGCAAATGGACCCATACTCACGAAGTCTTCAAAATTAGCAGATGTTGGAATTGAATCGACACTGGCCGGATGAGCTAAGGATTTGTTTTCTGAGGCCAAGGCTGCGGCGGTGTACTGTAACGTCATGAAGCCGCTTTGTAGCCCTCTCTTTGCTTTGTTGGAGATTAGGAAAGCAGGGAGCCCTC encodes:
- a CDS encoding zinc metalloprotease HtpX, translated to MSSLLKLRASMIGTLAIIIGLSTLFFTAILHLTVGFNIIWLIIFIIGFNILQWLIAPYLIDAIYRVRPISQSENPEICAKVEQLSQRSGIKTPRLMLARIPIPNAFAYGSPITGTRVAVTEGLMKTLESEEVEAVIGHELGHLKHRDVQVMMFVSILPAIFYFIGYSFIFSSMFGGRSRNNSAGAAAIIGIISIFLYLILTLFTLYLSRLREYYADRHTASIVEDGPRKLSEGLAKIVHESGRIKKRMPKSGHLNSFKALFISDPDRAVSDAKAMAQFRAGDRRLVEEVLQRKVTGVDRFLELFSSHPNIVKRLKALQRLS